A region of the Serinicoccus profundi genome:
TCCCGCGGGCGGGACCGCTGCGGCAGCGGCTCGCCCTGGCGACGCAGCTGGTAGGTGTTGGCCCCTCCCAGCGCGTGCCCGAACTCACGCGCTGCGGTCGAGTTGGTGTCGTCGTCGTGGGTGGCCGCGACGAGCGACCCGAGACCGGCGAGCTCCATGTCCTCGACGGCATACTCCGACAGGATGTGCGTCCGCTCCACCTTGAGCCCGGCCATCCGGGCCTGCGCCACCTCGCCGGAGGCGAGCGAGACGAGCAGGGTCGGGACCTTGAGCTCCCCCAGCACCCCGGCGGCCTGCCGCGCCCAGACCGGCGCGCCGGCGAAGAGGACACCGTTGGGCGTCGTCGTCGCCAGCCCGAGGCGCTCGGCGAGCCGACCCACGCCCAGGCCGTAGATCGCGACGGTGACGACGATCGTCACGAAGACCAGGGGCACGAGGTCGGCGGAGGCGAGCAGGAGCTGCTCCAGCCGCTCGGCCGACGCCTCCAGCGCCAGGGTCTCCTGCGGGGTCTCCCCGCCGAGCGCGGCCAGCTCGCGCGCCTCGTCCGTGGCGTGCTCGATCTCGAGGGCGAAGACGCTGGTCACGGCGGCGGCCACGATGCCGCGCGGCGCCATGAAGGCCAGCAGCGTGCGCTCCTCACGCGTCGCCTCGGTGCCCAGCAGGCCGAGGAAGACCGACGCCGGGCGCACCACGAGCAGCAGGAGCACCACGAAGATGAGGGCGGTCGGCGCCACGGCGACCACCTCCGCCGGGCTGACCCGCCCCGCGAGGAGCACGAAGAGCGCCCCGACGATGAGCACCTGCAGGTGCTCCTTGAACTCCCGCACGTGCTCCAGCCGGAGCCCGGGCCGGTTGGCGAGGTAGATCCCCAGCATGGTCACCGTGAGCAGCCCGCTCTCGGGCTCGAGCTCGTTGGAGATGACGAGCGAGCCGACCGCGACGGCCAAAAAGGTCACGCCCTCGAGGAAGTCCGGGATGAGGTGGCGGCGCATCGCGACCTCCAGCAGCACGCCGAAGACCAGGGTGAGCACGGTGGCGACGAGGATCGTGCGGCCGAGGGTGATCGCGGCCGTCGCGAGCGCGCCGTCCGGGCCGCCCACGATGATCGCCTGGAAGACGAGGACCGCGAGGATCGCGCCGATCGGGTCGACGACGATCCCCTCCCACCGCAGCATCGAGGACACCCGGCGGGTCGGTCGCAGCTGGCGGATGATGGGGGCGATGACGGTCGGGCCGGTGACCACGAGCAGGGCGCCGATGAGCAGCGCGAGCTGCCACTCCAGGCCGGCGACCACCCCCGCCGCGGTCGCCAGCACCCAGGCGAGCAGCACGGTCACCGAGCACAGCCTGATCACGGCGCTGCTCAGCCCGCGCAGCTCGCGGAAGCGCAGCGACAGCGAGCCCTCGAAGAGGATGACGCCGACGCTGAGGTTGACCCCGGCGAAGAGCAGGTCCCGGCCCAGCACGGTCTCCGGGCTGACCCACTGGCCGAGCCCGAAGCCGGCGACCAGCAGCAGCAGGATCGAGGGGACCCGCAGCCGGTATGCCGCGAGCTGGCACACGATGGCGACCCCGAGCACGAGGGCGAGGTAGGGCGCGGGAGTCACCCGCGCCAGTGTGCCAGCAACGTGATGGCTGCCCGGGGCGGCGGGGGCGTTGGGCGGCCCGGGGCGGCGGGGCGTTGGGCGGCCCGGGGCGGCGGGGCGTTGACGATGGGCGGCGGGAGGGCACGGCGCGTCACTAGCCTGGGGCGATGGAGGAGCTGTCGGCGCAGGAAGCGCTGCGCGCGGCGGTGGACGCGGTGTATGCCGTCGCCCCCGCCGACTTCGTCGCCACGCGCAAGGAGTGGGTCGGGCGGGCGCGGGCGGCGGGGCACCGCGACACGGCCAAGGAGATCGGTGGGCTGCGCAAGCCGAGCGTGTCGGCAGCCGCGGTCAACGCGCTGGTGCGGGCCGAGGACCCGGTGCTCGACCGCCTGCGCGACGTCGGCACCCGGCTGCGACACGCCCAGTCGGCGATGGACGCCGCACGGATGACGGAGATGCGCGGGGAGCGGGACGCGGTCCTCGCCGACTGGGTCGCGGCCGCCCGTCGGCACGCTCCGGGTCCGCTCGCCGCGAGCACCGAGGCCGAGGTGCGGGACACCGCCGTGGCCGCGCTCGCGGATGCCCGCGCGAGCGACATCGTGCTCAGCGGGTCGTTGACCCGGGCGCTGGCTTACAGCGGCTTCGGCGAGGTCGACGTCGCGGACGCCGTCGCGCGCACGAGCACCGGGGTCGTCCTCACCCGCATCGAGGGCGGCGCGGCCAGGGGCCGCTCCAAGGCCGGGAAGGACGCGGCTGCGGTGTCCACCACCGACGCCGAGTCCAGGACGCGAGCGGGGTCGGCGGCCGGGGAGGACGCGGGCGAGGGCGGCAAGGGCAGTCGCAGTGCCGAAAACAGCGCTGCTGGAGGCGAGGACGAGGCTGAGGACGCCTCCGGAGGCAGGCATGAGGTCCACGACGAGGCGAGCGAGCACGGGGACGCCGCCGAGCCGGACGACACGAGCGAGGTCGGCTCCCGTGACGCGCACGAGGCGGAGGTGGAGCGGCTCCGCGAGGAGCTGGAGTCCGCCGAGGCGCAGGTGAGCACGGCCCGGGAGGCCAGGCGGGAGACGGAGGCCGTGGCCCGTCGGCGACAGGACGACGTGGACATCGCGGCCGCAGGGGTGGAGCAGGCCCGGCGGCTGCTGGCTCAGGCCGAGCGCCATGCCGCGACGGCTCAGGACCGGCTCGACCAGGCGCAGGCGGAGCAGGACGAGGCGGACCGAACGCTCGAGGACGCCCGCAGCGCCCGCGACACCGGCCGACGTCAGCTGGAGGAGGCCCAGGACGCCGGGTGAGCGGATGCCTGGGAGGGCCAGGAGACGTCAGCCCGCTTCGATGGGGGCCCACCCGACCCGCGACCGTGGTGGCTCCAGGTCGCTCTGGCGACCCGCGCCCACCACACAGGGCGCACCGCCACCCCGAGCGGCCCCTTCCTGGCAGCCCTCCCCTGGGACCGTGGTGGCTACAGGTCGCTCTGGCGACCCACAGGCACCACACAGCGTGGCACCGCTACCCAGAGCGGACTCCTCCTCGGAGCCCTCCCCTGGGACCGTGGTGGGTACAGGTCGCTCTGGCGACCCGCGCTCACCACACAGGGCGATCCCGGCACCCCGGGGCTCAGTCGCGGCTGGAGTCCAGGCGCCGCACGATGGCCCACGCGGCGGGGAAGATCGCGGCGGCGATGGCGGCCTTGATGAGGCCCGGCACGATGAAGGGCGTGATGCCAGCAGCGGCGATGGCAGCCGGGTCGGTCATGTTGAGGACGCTCGCCATGTAGGGGACACCCACGAGGAAGGGCGCGGCCGTGGCGAGCAGGAAGCCGACCATGGCCAGCCCCACGTGCCGGTCCCAGGCGCGCTCGGCGGCCCACCCGGCGATGGCCGCCGCGGCGACGAAGCCGACGATGAAACCGAAGGACGGCTGAGCGAGGTAGGCCGGCCCCCCGCCGCCGGCGAAGATCGGCGCCCCGGCGAGGCCGGCAACCAGGTAGGTCGTCAGGGCCGCAGCGCCCCGGCGCATCCCGAGCGCGGAGCCGACGAGCATCACGCCGAGGGTCTGCCCGGTGATCGGGACGGGCCCGATGCGGAACTCCACGAGAGCGAGCAGCGACACCACGACCACACCACCGGCGACCAGACCGATATCGGTGAGGACGCCCCGCCGCGGCAGCAGCCGGTCGGCCAGGACGAGGGAGGAGCTGTGGGACGAGGCGGGGACGGTCGACATGGCGCACAGAATGCCACAGCCCGGCCCGACCCGTCGGTCCCCACCCGACCCGGCCCACCACCCCGACGGCACGGGCGCACACCTCACCACCACCGCAGCGGCGCCGACCCCCCACTGCCTCACCCCGCTCCCCCGGCGCGACTGGCACCGAGGTGACGTGACGTCATACCCTGGGACACGCATCGGCGCCGGTCACCGCCCTCGGGTGGCCGGCGCACTGTCGTTCCCACCCCTGCGAAGGACACCCCATGAAGATCGGCCTGCTGACCTCAGGCGGCGACTGCCCCGGACTCAACGCCGTCATCCGCGGCGTGGTGCTCAAGGGCGACCGGATCTACGAGCACGAGTTCGTGGGGATCAAGGACGGCTTCCGCGGCCTGGTCGAGGACGACATCATCACCCTGCCGCGCAAGCGGGTGCGGGGTCTCTCCAAGGTCGGCGGCACCATCCTGGGCACCTCCCGGATCAGCCCGATCCGCACCGGCGGCATCGGCCGGGTCAAGGAGGTCATGGACAAGCACGAGATCGACGCGCTCGTGACCATCGGCGGCGAGGGCACGCTCACCGTCGCCCGGATGTTCCACGACGAGGGCATCAACGTCGTCGGCGTGCCCAAGACGATCGACAACGACCTGTCGGCCACCGACCGCACCTTCGGCTTCGACACGGCCGTGTCCATCGCGACCGAGTCCATCGACCGGCTGCGCACCACCGGCGAGGCGCACTCGCGCTGCATGGTCGTCGAGGTCATGGGTCGCCACGTCGGCTGGATCGCCCTGCACGCGGGGATCGCCAGCGGCGCGCACGCCATCCTCGTCCCCGAGGTGCCGGTCACCCCCGAGCAGCTGTGCGAGTGGGTCCAGAACGCCATGGACCGCGGCCGCGCACCGACGATCGTCGTCGCCGAGGGCTTCACCTTCGCCGGTGACGAGCAGGTGGCCAGCGACCGGGTCGACGGCTTCGGCCGCCCGCTGCTGGGCGGCATCGGCGAGCGGGTGACCCGCATGGTCGAGGAGCGGACCGGCATCGAGACCCGCAACACCACCCTCGGCCACCTGCAGCGCGGCGGCGTGCCGAGCTCCTACGACCGGGTGCTCGCCACGCGTTTCGGCACCGCCGCCATCGACTCCGTCAGCGCCAAGAAGTGGGGCACGATGGTCGCCCTGCAGGGCATGGACATCGTCAACGTCAACCTGCGCGACGCCACGAGCGAGATCAAGACCGTCCCCCGCGACCAGTGGGACGAAGCCGCGATCATGTTCGGCTGACCGCCCGCAGGGAGGGCAGCAACTGGTCCAGTGAGGTGATGCGGGGGACGTCGGTGTCCGTATGCCTCCCGTCCGGGTCGAAGAGCAGCGCCTGCAGCCCAGCAGCCAGGGCTCCGCGGACATCCTTCTCCAGCGAGTCCCCCACCATGAGCACCTCCTGAGCGGCAACGCGCAACCGCGAGACCGCGGCAGCGAAGGCCCGCGGATCCGGCTTGCCGGCCGGCAGTGCTGACGAGGCGACCAGGACGTCCACCCGCCGCGACAGCCCAAACGCGTCGAGCTTGCGTCTCTGCTGGTCCTCGTCCCCGTTGGTCAGGATCCCCACCCTGAGGCCAGCCGCGCGGACCCGGGTCAGCGCAGCAACGGCGCCGGGCAGGAGCGCCCAGCCTGCTTCATACCGCTCGAGGTAGCGACCGAAGACCGCATCGGCCGCCTCATCGGACAGGTCCAGACCCAGGAAATCGTGCACCCTCGCCCGCCGCTGCTCCTGGAAGGTGCATTCGCGCCGCTGGTAGCGGGCGTAGTGCCGCTCGGCGATGGCATCCCACCGGTCCATCACCCCGGCTCCGGTGACTCCCTGCTCCGCAGCCCAGGGCACCACCGCAGCCCGCATGGCGGAGCGCTGGTCGATCAGCGTGTCGTCGAGGTCGAAGAGTACGGCGCGCATGCGGTGATCCTGGCAGGTTGGCCGATCGTGCCGACGACACGCCCGCCCGGAGCGGCTCACCTGTTCACGTGCGCGACTGAGCCGGCCCCATGCGGCGTGTCCCCGGGCATCATGAACCCCGCCTAGGATCCAGGTATGTCGTCCCTCCCGTCAGTCTCCGCTGGCTCGGCGCTGCCCTCGGCGGCGGACATCGAGGACGCGGCGGAGCGCATCGCGGGCCGGGTCAGCCGCACCCCCCTCACGCGCAGCGTCCGGCTGTCCGAGGAGACCGGTGCGACCGTCTGGCTCAAGCGGGAGGACCAGCAACCGGTCCGGTCCTACAAGGGCCGGGGGGCCGCCAACCTCATCGCCCAGCTCGACAGCGAGCAGATCTGGGCGGGCGTCGTCTGCGCCAGCGCCGGCAACCACGCGCAGGGTGTCGCGCACGCCTGCGCCACGCTCGGCGTCAACGCCCGGATCTACCTCCCCGCCAACACCCCCCGGCAGAAGCGGGACCGCGTGGCGAGCATCGGCGGCGACTGGGTCGAGGTGGTCGTGGGGGGCCGGACCTACGACGAGGCGGCTGCGGCGGCCCTCGCCGACGTCGAGCGGACCGGCGCCACCCTCGTCCCGGCCTTCGACCACCCGCACACCATCGCCGGTCAGGGCACGATCGCCCGCGAGATTAGCGAGGACCTCCCCGACCCGCCGGACGTCGTGGTCGTGCCCTGCGGCGGCGGTGGGCTGCTCGCGGGGTGCCTGACGTGGTTCGGCGAGCACGCCCCGGGCGTCAAGGTCGTCGCCGCCGAGCCGGCCGGGGCGGCCAGCATGATGGCCGCCACCCATGCCGGTGAGCCGGTCGCCCTGCCCGAGATCGACCGGTTCGTCGACGGCGCCGCGGTGCAGAAGGTCGGGACGCACACCTTCGAGGTGGTGCGACGGCATACCCCCGCGCTCGTGGCCGTCCCCGAGGGCCGCATCTGCACCGAGATGATCCGGCTCTACCAGAGCGACGGGATCATCGCCGAGCCCGCCGGGGCGCTCGCGGCGGCGGCGCTGGAGTCCCTCGGCGACCTGAGCGGGCAGACCGTCGTCGTCGTGGTGTCCGGCGGCAACAACGACCTGCTGCGCTACCCCGAGGTGATGGAGCGCTCGCTCATCCACGAGGGGCTCAAGCACTACTTCCTCGTCGACTTCCCGCAGGAGCCGGGGATGCTGCGGCAGTTCCTCAACGAGGTGCTCGGGCCGGACGACGACATCGCGCTGTTCGAGTACGTCAAGCGCAACAACCGCGAGACCGGGCCCGCCCTCGTGGGCATCGAGCTCGGTGCGCGGGAGGACCTCGCGCCCCTGCTCGAGCGGATGGACGCCAGCTCGATGCAGATCGAGCCGATCCAGCCCGACAGCCCGCTCTTCCGCTTCATCCTCTGAGCGGGGCCCGCAGCGCCGGGCGTCTCAGTGGCTGGTGCCGGACTTCCAGTAGCCGCAGAAGCTGATCTGCGCCTTGGGTATGCCGTGACGCACCCAGTGGCGACGCGCGGAGGTCGCGAGGTCGGACTCGCCGGCGACCCAGGCATACACCTCGCCCTCGGGCACCGGGACGGTCGCGAGCTCGGCCAGCGCAGCGGTGCCGGGGCGGCCGCCGGGCGCGCCGCGCACGACCCAGCGCACCTCGACCCCGTCCGGACCGCCGAGGTCGTGCCGGTCGTCGGGGTGCGGCACCTCCACCACGGCGACCCCCTGGGCCGCGCAGGGCAGGTCGCGCAGGATGCCGGCGAGCGCGGGGAGACCGGACTCGTCTGCGGCGAGCAGCACCTGCGCCTCCTCGGGGCCGGCGTAGATCGCGCCCTCGTCGATGATCGCGACCTCGTCGCCGACCGCGCAGGTCTGCGCCCAGGTCGAAGCCGGGCCGCAGGTGCCCTCCTCCGGGCTGCCGTGGACGACGAGATCGACGTCGATCTCCGGGCCCTCGCCGTGGATCCCGGTCTCACGGTAGGCACGGATGGTGTAGTTGCGGATGATCGGCCGCTCGTCGGCCGGGACGAGCATGAAGCGGGCGTAGCTCGCCGTGGTGAGCGCCTGCGGGACGTGCCGCAACGAGTCGATCCCGCCGGTGGGCAGGAAGAGCCGGAACCACTGGTCGAAGCCCATCGGCGTGAGGTCGGCGATCTCCCCTCCGCCCAGCGTCACCCGCGCGAGCGAGGGCAGCGGCCGGGAGCGGTGGAGCACCTGCACCCGCAGCGGACGGGCGTCCACCGGCTTGCGTCGGGCGACCTGTGCGGTTCTGCGGCCCATCAGCGGATCCCCTTGCTCCACGTCGAATTGGTACACACAGGTGCATCGTATATATATGAGGCCTGCCTTACCTAACTGACCTAAGGAGACCCATGAGTACCTCTCGGACGACGAGCGTCGGCCTCGCGCTGACCACCGCACTCGTCCTCGCCGCGTGCGGCGGCGGCGCCTCGACGGGAGAGGGCGAGGACACCGAGGCCGGGTCCGCCGCCCCCGAGGCCGACGCGGGTGCCTTCCCCGTCACCGTGAGCCACGCCTTCGGTGAGACGACCATCGAGGAGCAGCCCGAGCGGGTCGCCACCGTCGCCTGGTCCAACCACGAGGTGCCCCTGGCCCTGGGCGTCGTGCCCGTCGGCATGAGCGAGGCCGCCTGGGGCGACGACGACGGCGACGGGGTCCTCCCGTGGGTCGAGGACCGCCTCACCGAGCTCGACGCAGAGACCCCGGTGCTCTTCGACGAGGCGGACGGCATCGACTTCGAGGCCGTCGCCGACACCGAGCCCGACGTCATCCTCGCGGCCTACTCCGGCCTGACGCAGGAGGAGTACGACACGCTCAGCCAGATCGCCCCCGTCGTCGCCTACCCCGAGACGGCGTGGAACACGAGCATGGCCGACATGATCTCGCTCAACAGCCAGGCCCTCGGGCTGGCCGAGGAGGGCGAGCAGCTCAACGCCGAGCTGGAGCAGCAGATCGCGGACGCGGCGGCGGAGCACCCCGAGCTCGAGGGGACCAACGCGATGTTCGCCTACCTCGACCCCAACGACCTCAGCCAGGTCGGCTTCTACACCACGGCCGACCCGCGGGCGATGTTCCTCGAGCAGCTCGGCACGGGCGTGCCGACGACGGTCGAGGAGATCTCCGGCAGCAGCGAGGCGTTCTACGAGACCGTCAGCGCCGAGGAGAGCGACTCCTTCGACGACGTCGAGCTCATCGTCACCTACGGCACCGAGGAGACCCTTGAGGCCATCCAGGACGACCCGCTGCTCTCGGCCATCCCGGCCGTGGAGAACGGCGCCGTCGTCGTGCTCGAGGACAACACCCCGCTCGCGGCGTCCACGAACCCCTCGCCGCTGTCGATCGAGTGGGGCCTGAGCGACTACCTCGGGCTCCTCGACGACGCGGTCGCCCAGGCGCAATGACGCTGACCCTGGCACCGGTGACACCGCCGCCGACCGCCCCCCGGCGGTCGGCGGCGGTCAGCCGTGCCGGGCTCCTGCTGCTCGCCCTCGTCGCGCTCGTCGCGGCCGGGCTGCTCTCGGTCACCTTCGGCGCCCGCGACATCGCCCTCGGCGACCTCGTCGCCGCCCTGACCGGCTCGGAGGCCAACGTCTCCCAGGCCGCGGTGCGTCAACGCATACCCCGGACGATCCTGGCCATGCTCGTCGGCGCGGCGCTCGGTCTGGCCGGCGCGGTCATGCAGGGCGTCACCCGCAACCCGCTGGCCGACCCGGGCATCCTCGGCGTCACCACCGGCGCCTCTCTGGCCGTCGTCAGCGGCATCGCGTTCTTCGGCCTCGCCTCCCCGACCGGCTTCATCTGGGTCGCGATCATCGGCGCCGGTCTCGCCGCCTCCTTCGTGTATGCCGTGGGCTCGCTCGGGCGCGGCGGCGCCACCCCGCTCAAGCTGGCGCTCGCGGGAGCCGCGATCTCGTCGGCCTTCAGCTCGCTCATCAGCGCCGTCCTGCTCCCCCGGATCGACGTCATGGACTCCTTCCGCTTCTGGCAGATCGGCGGTGTCGGCGGGGCGAGCATCGACAAGATCGTCACGGTCGCGCCCTTCCTCCTCGTCGGGGCGCTGCTGTGCGTCGGGACGGCTCGCGGCCTCAACTCCCTCGCCCTCGGCGACGACCTCGCGGCCGGGCTCGGCGAGCACGTCGGCCTCACCCGGGCGACCGCGGCCATCGGCGCGGTGATGCTGTGCGCCGCGGCGACCGCCGTCGCCGGACCCATCGGCTTCGTCGGCCTGGTGGTGCCGCATACCTGCCGGTTGCTCGTCGGAAGCGACCACCGCTGGCTGCTGCCGGCCTCGGTCGTCACCGGCGCGATCCTGCTCACCCTCGCCGATGTCATCGGACGGGTCGTCGCCCGGCCGAGCGAGGTCGACGTCGGCATCGTCACCGCCCTCGTCGGGGCGCCGGTCTTCATCCTCATCGTGCGCCGCATGCGGGCGAGGGCGCTGTGAGCGCCACGACCACCCTCGAGGCTCTGCGGGCCGGCCGGCGCAGCCGTGGCGCGCACCGGCGGCGGACCGTCATAGCACTGGCCACCGTCGTCGCGGCGCTCTTCGCGGTGAGCCTCATGGTGGGGCAGACGTTCTACGGCCCGGGCGAGGTGCTCGGCGTCCTCCTCGGGCAGGACGTGCCGGGCGCCTCCTTCACCGTGGGGACGCTGCGGCTGCCGCGGGCGGTGCTGGCGCTGGCCGCCGGGGCGGCGCTCGGGGCGGCCGGGGTGACCTTCCAGACGATGCTGCGCAACCCGCTCGCCTCCCCCGACATCATCGGGATCAGCGCCGGCGCCAGCGCGGCCGCCGTCATCGGGCTCGTCGTGCTGCACCTCGACGAGGCCGTCGTCTCCGGCCTGGCGATCCTGGCGGCGCTGGCGACGGCGACCGTGATCTACCTGCTGGCCTACCGCGACGGCGTGCTCGGCACCCGGCTCATCCTCATCGGCATCGGCATCTCGGCGATGCTCGACTCGGTCGTGTCCTACGTCATCGTGCGGGCCGCGACGTGGGACCTGCAGACCGCGATGCGGTGGCTGACCGGCAGCGTCAACGGCGCCTCCTGGACGACCGTGCTGCCCCTGGTCGTGGCCTGCCTGGTGCTCCTGCCGGTCCTCGTGGCCCAGTCGCGCGGGCTCTCGCTCATGCAGCACGGCGACGACACGGCCGCGGCGCTGGGGGTGCGGGTGGAGCGGACCCGCTTCACCGTCATCGCGGTCGCCGTGACCCTCATCGCCTTCGCGACCGCCGCGGCCGGTCCCATCGCCTTCGTGGCCTTCCTCTCCGGGCCGATCGCGGCCCGGATCGCCGGGTCGGGCGGGTCTCTCGTCGTGCCCTCGGCGCTGGTCGGCTCGCTCCTCGTGCTGGCCGCCGACCTCGTCGGCCAGCACGCCTTCGGCACCCGCTACCCGGTCGGCGCCGTGACCGGGGCGCTGGGCGCGCCCTATCTCGTCTACCTGCTCATCCGCACCAACCGTTCAGGAGGGTCGCTGTGACCGACTCGCACACGCTGCGCGCCGAGGGCGTACGGCTGGGGTATGCCGACCGCACCGTCGTCGAGGACCTCGACCTGGGCATCGAGCCGGGGCGGATCACCGCGATCGTCGGCGCCAACGCGTGCGGCAAGTCCACCGTGCTGCGGGCCCTGTCGCGGCTGCTGCGGCCCGGCGCCGGGCAGGTCGTGCTCGACGGCGCCGACATCCACCGCCAGCCCACCAAGGTGGTGGCCCGCACGCTGGGGCTGCTGCCGCAGTCGCCGACGGCGCCGGAGGGGATCGCGGTCGGGGACCTCGTGGCCCGCGGCCGCAGCCCGCACCAGCGGATGCTCAGCCGGTGGAGCGCCGCCGACGACCTCGCCGTGGCGCAGGCGCTGGAGCTGACGGGGACCGGTGACCTGGTGGACCGCGCGGTCGACGAGCTCTCCGGCGGTCAGCGCCAGCGGGTCTGGATCGCCATGGCCCTCGCGCAGCAGACCGACATCCTGCTCCTCGACGAGCCGACGACCTTCCTCGACATCAGCCACCAGGTCGAGGTCCTCGACCTGCTCACCGACCTCAACGCCACGCGGGGCACCACGGTGGTCATGGTCCTGCACGACCTCAACCTCGCGGCGCGGTATGCCGACCGCCTCGTCGCGATGGCCGGCGGCCGGGTCGTGGCCTCCGGGGCGCCGCAGGACGTCCTCACCGCCGAGGTGGTGGACGCCGTCTTCGGGATGCCGAGCCAGGTCATTCCCGACCCGGTGTCCGGCAAGCCGATGATCCTGCCCATCGGCCGCCACCACACCGCGGTCGGCGTCGACGTGCGTGGTGGCTCCGGGACGCTCTGACGACACGCGCCCACCACGCTCCCCAGGTGGCCGCGGACCGTCGGCCTGAGGAGCTGGCGGTGACCAGCCCTCCCCTGGTGGCCGAGGTCCGTGGTGGCTCCGGGTCGCCCTGACGACCCACGCCCACCACACACCCGCGCTGACTGTCGGGGACCGTGGTGGCTCCGGGTCGCCCTGACGACACACACCCACCACATACGCACGCTGGCTGTCGGGGACCGTGGTGGCCCCACGTCGCCCTGAGGGCCCACACCCACCACACGACGGCGGGGCAGGGCCGTCGATGAGCACTTCCGTCTGACGAGCCCCCGGGGTCCACCCCGCCTAACCCCAATGCCGCGCAGTTAGCCGTCGTGGTTGGTGTCAAGGACGGTGAGCAGGTGTGTCGTGATCGTGGTCTGGTAGTTGTTCCGGTCGACGGTCCCTTTGGCGCGGTGCTTTGAGATGGCGCGTTTGGTGACTCTGGGGCTTGAGCGTGATCGGCGGGCGGGCATGAGGC
Encoded here:
- a CDS encoding FecCD family ABC transporter permease, with translation MSATTTLEALRAGRRSRGAHRRRTVIALATVVAALFAVSLMVGQTFYGPGEVLGVLLGQDVPGASFTVGTLRLPRAVLALAAGAALGAAGVTFQTMLRNPLASPDIIGISAGASAAAVIGLVVLHLDEAVVSGLAILAALATATVIYLLAYRDGVLGTRLILIGIGISAMLDSVVSYVIVRAATWDLQTAMRWLTGSVNGASWTTVLPLVVACLVLLPVLVAQSRGLSLMQHGDDTAAALGVRVERTRFTVIAVAVTLIAFATAAAGPIAFVAFLSGPIAARIAGSGGSLVVPSALVGSLLVLAADLVGQHAFGTRYPVGAVTGALGAPYLVYLLIRTNRSGGSL
- a CDS encoding ABC transporter ATP-binding protein translates to MTDSHTLRAEGVRLGYADRTVVEDLDLGIEPGRITAIVGANACGKSTVLRALSRLLRPGAGQVVLDGADIHRQPTKVVARTLGLLPQSPTAPEGIAVGDLVARGRSPHQRMLSRWSAADDLAVAQALELTGTGDLVDRAVDELSGGQRQRVWIAMALAQQTDILLLDEPTTFLDISHQVEVLDLLTDLNATRGTTVVMVLHDLNLAARYADRLVAMAGGRVVASGAPQDVLTAEVVDAVFGMPSQVIPDPVSGKPMILPIGRHHTAVGVDVRGGSGTL